A region from the Nostoc sp. HK-01 genome encodes:
- a CDS encoding tRNA/rRNA methyltransferase SpoU produces the protein MLTSLQNSLVKQIRKLHSTKERHKQELFLLEGTHLLEEACAVNYPLETVCCTPDWQAIHTALWEKVCSRCDRAEIVSEEVLGAIATTIQPDGVVATARRSESINQVPLDGIVLALETIQDPGNLGTIIRTAAAAGASGLWLSDDSVDLDNPKVLRASAGQWFRLNMAVTEDLSTTVQQSQQAGMQVIATLPTAKLTYWEIDWRKPSLILLGNEGAGLSADLAKMADKQVNIPLSPGVESLNVAIAAALMLYEARRQITAG, from the coding sequence GTGTTAACTAGTTTACAAAATTCTCTCGTTAAGCAAATTCGCAAGCTGCACTCTACTAAAGAGCGTCACAAGCAAGAATTATTTTTGCTGGAAGGCACGCATTTGTTGGAGGAAGCTTGTGCGGTAAATTATCCCTTAGAAACGGTGTGTTGTACACCAGATTGGCAAGCCATTCATACCGCATTGTGGGAAAAGGTTTGTAGTCGTTGCGATCGCGCCGAAATTGTCAGTGAGGAAGTTTTAGGAGCGATCGCCACTACAATACAACCAGATGGAGTAGTCGCCACAGCCAGACGCAGCGAATCTATCAATCAAGTCCCCTTGGATGGCATTGTTTTAGCCTTAGAAACCATCCAAGATCCAGGAAATTTAGGCACGATTATTCGCACAGCAGCTGCGGCTGGTGCATCAGGATTATGGCTGAGTGACGATAGTGTAGATTTAGATAACCCCAAAGTGTTGCGTGCTAGTGCTGGACAATGGTTTCGCTTAAATATGGCAGTGACTGAAGATTTATCAACCACAGTTCAGCAAAGTCAGCAGGCGGGAATGCAAGTCATCGCTACCTTACCGACAGCAAAATTAACTTATTGGGAAATTGATTGGCGCAAACCCAGTTTAATTTTATTGGGGAACGAAGGCGCAGGTTTATCGGCAGACTTGGCAAAGATGGCAGATAAACAAGTGAATATTCCCCTGAGTCCGGGAGTAGAGTCCTTGAATGTGGCGATCGCAGCTGCTTTAATGTTGTATGAAGCTCGGCGACAAATAACAGCTGGCTAG
- a CDS encoding UDP-N-acetylglucosamine 1-carboxyvinyltransferase, which produces MAGALLCSGDCHIRNVPLLADVEKMGQVLSALGVRVSHQDDILDINASNITTSKAPYELVTQLRASFFAIGSILARLGVAQMPLPGGCAIGARPVDLHVRGLQAMGAEVQIEHGICNAYVPGGGRLKGAKIYLDTPSVGATETLMMAATLADGETIIENAAREPEVADLANFCNAMGAKIHGAGTSIITIVGVPQLHSVDYSIIPDRIETGTFLVAGAITRSEILLSPVVPDHLIPVIAKLREIGVPIIEEGPDCLRLLPAETLKATYIETLPHPGFPTDMQAPFMALLTLAEGDSIINESVFENRLRHASELNRLGADIRVKGNAAFVRGVPMLSGAPVLGTDLRASAALVLAGLAAEGLTTFQGLHHLDRGYDRLDLKLLQLGAKIKRVQEISTPELTSNGSNPPVTIST; this is translated from the coding sequence ATGGCTGGAGCATTGCTCTGTTCTGGAGATTGTCACATTCGCAATGTTCCCTTGTTGGCGGATGTGGAAAAAATGGGACAAGTTTTATCAGCCTTGGGTGTACGCGTCTCACACCAAGATGACATCTTAGATATTAATGCCAGCAACATTACTACATCTAAAGCTCCGTACGAACTCGTTACTCAACTACGCGCCAGCTTTTTTGCCATTGGTTCCATACTAGCAAGGCTAGGAGTAGCGCAAATGCCTTTACCTGGGGGCTGTGCTATTGGTGCTAGACCTGTTGATTTGCACGTCCGGGGACTGCAAGCAATGGGAGCCGAAGTGCAAATCGAACATGGCATTTGTAACGCTTATGTTCCCGGCGGTGGCAGATTAAAAGGAGCCAAAATTTACCTCGACACTCCCAGTGTGGGAGCAACAGAAACGTTGATGATGGCTGCTACCCTGGCTGATGGTGAAACCATCATCGAAAATGCTGCCCGTGAGCCAGAAGTTGCTGATTTGGCGAATTTCTGTAACGCAATGGGAGCCAAAATTCATGGTGCTGGTACTAGCATAATTACAATTGTGGGTGTGCCTCAATTGCATTCTGTTGACTACAGCATTATCCCCGATCGCATTGAAACCGGAACTTTTTTGGTAGCAGGTGCGATTACGCGTTCCGAAATCTTACTATCCCCAGTCGTACCCGACCATTTAATTCCCGTGATTGCCAAACTCCGAGAAATCGGCGTACCCATCATTGAGGAAGGCCCAGATTGCTTGCGACTGCTACCTGCGGAAACCCTCAAGGCGACATATATTGAAACCTTGCCCCATCCTGGTTTCCCCACAGATATGCAAGCACCGTTTATGGCGTTGCTCACTTTAGCTGAAGGTGACAGCATCATTAACGAATCTGTGTTTGAAAATCGCTTGCGCCATGCTTCCGAGTTAAATCGCTTGGGAGCAGATATTCGCGTTAAAGGCAATGCGGCCTTTGTCCGGGGAGTCCCGATGTTATCAGGTGCGCCTGTATTAGGCACAGACTTGCGTGCATCAGCAGCCCTCGTCTTAGCTGGATTAGCAGCGGAAGGTTTAACTACCTTTCAAGGATTGCATCACCTCGATCGCGGCTACGATCGCCTCGATCTCAAATTGCTGCAACTGGGCGCTAAAATCAAGCGTGTACAGGAAATCTCCACACCAGAATTAACATCTAATGGCAGTAACCCGCCAGTAACAATTTCGACTTAG
- a CDS encoding peptidase M48 Ste24p produces MSFIKTPLIGLKADSFRHPLDLESTKTLKQVPGIDLMVRNWLGPMAEQVFYVENIASSILVSENQLPDLHKLLLEACKTLDIERPQLYVRQHPAPNAYTFAMRGKQPFVVLHTSLIDILTPEEIQAVIAHELGHLKCDHSVYLTPVNLLILAAAIVPNVGNLLAQAIQTQLLEWVRCAEFTCDRAALLATQNPKVVMSVLMKLAGGSPTLAPQLNLDAFVEQARAYDDISKTELGEMVKAARTAQLSHPVPVLRAREIDRWASSQEYQTLLQSHGLKNSGEVPAKGGWRNW; encoded by the coding sequence ATGTCATTTATTAAAACCCCGCTGATTGGTTTAAAAGCTGACTCCTTTCGTCATCCCTTAGACCTGGAATCTACCAAAACTCTCAAACAGGTACCAGGTATTGATTTGATGGTGCGAAATTGGCTGGGGCCAATGGCGGAGCAAGTTTTTTATGTAGAAAATATTGCCTCTAGTATTTTAGTTAGTGAAAATCAACTGCCTGATTTACATAAATTATTACTAGAAGCTTGTAAAACTTTAGATATTGAGCGACCACAATTATATGTGCGGCAACATCCAGCACCTAACGCCTACACTTTTGCAATGCGCGGTAAGCAGCCGTTTGTGGTACTGCATACTTCTTTGATAGATATTCTTACCCCAGAAGAAATTCAAGCGGTAATTGCCCATGAATTAGGGCATCTTAAATGTGACCACAGCGTCTATTTAACGCCTGTAAATTTATTAATTTTAGCGGCGGCAATTGTGCCAAATGTGGGGAATTTGCTGGCGCAAGCCATCCAAACACAACTTTTAGAATGGGTACGCTGTGCTGAGTTTACCTGCGATCGCGCTGCTTTGTTAGCCACTCAAAACCCTAAAGTGGTCATGTCTGTACTCATGAAACTTGCAGGCGGTTCACCCACACTCGCACCCCAACTCAACCTTGATGCCTTTGTTGAGCAAGCTCGTGCTTACGATGATATTAGTAAAACAGAATTGGGTGAAATGGTGAAAGCAGCCCGCACAGCCCAATTAAGTCATCCCGTCCCAGTCCTGCGTGCCAGAGAAATTGACCGTTGGGCTAGTAGTCAAGAATATCAAACTTTACTGCAAAGTCACGGTTTGAAAAATTCTGGTGAAGTGCCAGCAAAAGGTGGTTGGCGTAACTGGTAA
- a CDS encoding FMN-dependent alpha-hydroxy acid dehydrogenase, which produces MTDVSQPINLWEYEQLAKQHLSQMAFDYYSSGAWDEITLRENRTAFERVKLRPRMLVDVSDRNLTSSILGQPVQLPLLIAPMAFQCLAHPQGELATSLAAATAGVGMVLSTMATKSLEEVAAVGYKHNALQWFQLYIHKDRGLTRNLVERAYAAGYQALCLTVDAPILGRRERDLRNEFTLPSGLHLANIVNISGLNIPQESGESGLFTYFAQQLNPAVTWRDLEWLQSLSPLPLVLKGILRGDDAVRAVEYGAKAIVVSNHGGRQLDGAIASFDALAEIVTSVDNQAEVLVDGGIRRGTDILKALAVGAKAVLIGRPVLWGLAVAGQVGVSHIISLLENELSVAMALSGCTSIKDIDSSLVTGNYLQ; this is translated from the coding sequence ATGACAGATGTCTCTCAGCCAATTAACCTCTGGGAATACGAACAGTTAGCCAAACAGCATCTCTCACAGATGGCTTTTGATTATTACAGCAGTGGCGCTTGGGATGAAATTACATTACGAGAGAATCGGACGGCTTTTGAACGGGTGAAATTGCGTCCTCGGATGCTGGTTGATGTGAGCGATCGCAACTTAACCAGTTCTATTTTAGGACAGCCTGTACAACTACCTTTATTAATTGCTCCAATGGCTTTCCAATGTCTAGCCCATCCACAAGGAGAACTCGCCACGTCTTTAGCAGCCGCTACCGCAGGTGTAGGCATGGTGTTGAGTACAATGGCAACTAAGAGTCTAGAAGAAGTTGCTGCGGTAGGTTACAAACATAATGCCTTGCAATGGTTCCAACTTTATATTCATAAAGACCGAGGCTTGACGCGGAATTTAGTTGAACGGGCTTATGCTGCTGGTTATCAAGCTCTTTGTTTGACTGTGGATGCGCCGATTTTAGGAAGACGAGAACGCGATTTGCGTAACGAATTTACCTTACCATCAGGGCTACATTTGGCAAATATTGTAAATATCTCAGGGTTGAATATTCCCCAAGAATCGGGAGAATCTGGATTATTTACCTATTTTGCCCAGCAATTAAACCCTGCTGTAACTTGGCGTGATTTGGAATGGTTACAGTCATTATCGCCATTACCTTTGGTACTCAAAGGTATTTTACGCGGTGATGATGCTGTGCGTGCTGTGGAGTATGGAGCTAAAGCAATTGTAGTTTCTAATCATGGTGGCAGACAACTCGATGGAGCGATCGCGTCATTCGATGCACTGGCTGAGATAGTTACATCTGTTGATAATCAAGCCGAAGTACTGGTAGATGGTGGTATCCGTCGCGGTACAGATATCCTTAAAGCCTTGGCTGTTGGTGCAAAAGCTGTCCTCATCGGCCGCCCTGTACTGTGGGGATTAGCTGTCGCAGGGCAAGTTGGTGTATCGCATATCATCTCGCTGTTAGAAAATGAGTTAAGCGTGGCAATGGCTCTGAGTGGTTGTACATCTATAAAAGATATTGACTCTAGTTTAGTGACTGGAAATTACTTGCAATAA